One genomic segment of Amycolatopsis sp. WQ 127309 includes these proteins:
- a CDS encoding AAA family ATPase has product MSEPTVIELGPRDLLVVAGLPGAGKTTMLRHAAEGLPVLDSDQVRARLATVLPDAVPYRWYRPLVHAGHRLRIVGRAISADGPLVVHEPSTRASTRALLAVVGRLTGRSMRLLFVDATAEQALEGQRSRGRMVRPGSFDRHVRRTGKWRAELLADRVPPGWRSVQVVDRAGAKRTRLVARLLVAC; this is encoded by the coding sequence ATGAGCGAGCCCACTGTCATCGAGCTCGGCCCGCGTGACCTGCTCGTCGTCGCCGGGCTGCCCGGCGCGGGCAAGACCACCATGCTCCGCCACGCGGCCGAGGGGCTGCCGGTGCTCGACTCCGACCAGGTCCGGGCGCGGCTGGCGACGGTGCTGCCGGACGCGGTGCCCTACCGCTGGTACCGGCCGCTCGTGCACGCGGGGCACCGGCTGCGGATCGTCGGGCGGGCCATCTCCGCCGACGGGCCGCTCGTCGTCCACGAGCCCTCGACGCGGGCGTCGACCCGGGCGCTGCTCGCCGTGGTCGGGAGGCTGACCGGGCGTTCGATGCGGTTGCTGTTCGTCGACGCCACCGCCGAGCAGGCCCTGGAGGGGCAGCGCAGCCGGGGCCGGATGGTGCGGCCGGGCTCGTTCGACCGGCACGTCCGCCGCACCGGGAAGTGGCGGGCGGAGCTGCTCGCCGACCGGGTGCCGCCCGGGTGGCGCAGCGTCCAGGTGGTCGACCGGGCCGGCGCGAAGCGCACCCGCCTGGTGGCTCGGCTGCTGGTCGCTTGCTGA
- a CDS encoding serine/threonine-protein kinase: MSAPADLIAALPQYDIGAEIGEGGMGVVFAGTHRTLGRSVAIKQLPWDVLNHAASSELFDREARVLASLDHPHIVPVYDYVRTGREHLLVMERLDGGTVHSRFHGGGVSGEQACAIGLAMLAGLHAAHRAGVLHLDVKPRNLLFSTQGVMKVADFGIARVISEGATLVTHGGEILGTPAYIAPEQAMGNALSPAADVYAAGTVLYELLSRQLPFDNTRGAISMMRQHMFTDPRPIAGVPMPIAGVIMRSLAREPESRYREAEAFAADLAGAATAVYGPGWLERAGVPVLHLTPRVISGLNSPTAPAPPADARTRPVQRPAPDPTLSATRIPQQQQPVAEEAPSNAATLWFRLAAAAALIALVVLALLNPERLPHQASPTLKLGDAPVSAPVEVDLSKPLTVTGPGNPGRIALDLTAAGIPLGSAETTAKAAGNGFTAQLELPGLARWIVGGAVTATIQTGTVTQTFTLLTSQHPLASAMGAGSLILALFALAYLESVLRNIRNGHRGRGALVAGPVLGVLFGAAVWLCVSVLRVHEPAAGFGAGCAVAGAVAAGFVVAAARRKSTVASRSSGR, translated from the coding sequence ATGAGCGCACCGGCGGACCTGATCGCCGCGCTCCCGCAGTACGACATCGGCGCCGAGATCGGCGAAGGCGGCATGGGTGTCGTGTTCGCCGGGACGCACCGGACGCTGGGCCGCAGCGTCGCGATCAAGCAGCTGCCCTGGGACGTGCTCAACCACGCCGCGAGCAGCGAGCTGTTCGACCGCGAGGCGCGCGTGCTGGCCAGCCTGGACCACCCGCACATCGTGCCGGTGTACGACTACGTCCGCACCGGTCGCGAGCACCTGCTGGTGATGGAACGGCTCGACGGCGGCACCGTGCACAGCCGGTTCCACGGCGGTGGCGTCAGCGGCGAGCAGGCGTGCGCGATCGGCCTGGCGATGCTCGCCGGGCTGCACGCGGCGCACCGGGCGGGCGTGCTGCACCTCGACGTCAAGCCGCGGAACCTGCTGTTCAGCACGCAGGGCGTGATGAAGGTGGCCGACTTCGGCATCGCGCGCGTCATCAGCGAAGGCGCCACGCTCGTCACGCACGGTGGCGAGATCCTCGGCACCCCGGCCTACATCGCGCCGGAGCAGGCGATGGGCAACGCGCTGAGCCCGGCGGCCGACGTCTACGCGGCCGGCACGGTGCTCTACGAACTGCTCTCCCGGCAGCTGCCGTTCGACAACACGCGCGGCGCGATCAGCATGATGCGCCAGCACATGTTCACCGACCCGCGCCCGATCGCGGGGGTGCCGATGCCCATCGCGGGCGTGATCATGCGCAGCCTCGCGCGCGAGCCCGAGTCGCGTTACCGGGAGGCCGAGGCGTTCGCGGCCGACCTGGCCGGCGCCGCCACGGCCGTCTACGGCCCGGGCTGGCTCGAACGCGCGGGCGTGCCGGTGCTGCACCTGACGCCGCGGGTGATCTCCGGGCTCAACTCGCCGACCGCGCCGGCCCCGCCGGCCGACGCCCGGACGCGGCCGGTCCAGCGGCCCGCGCCGGATCCGACGTTGTCCGCCACGCGCATCCCGCAGCAGCAACAGCCGGTGGCCGAAGAAGCACCCTCGAACGCGGCCACGCTGTGGTTCCGGCTCGCCGCGGCCGCCGCGCTCATCGCGCTGGTCGTGCTCGCGCTGCTCAACCCGGAACGGCTGCCGCACCAGGCGTCGCCCACGCTGAAGCTGGGCGACGCGCCCGTGTCGGCGCCGGTCGAGGTGGACCTGAGCAAGCCGCTGACGGTGACCGGTCCCGGCAACCCCGGCCGGATCGCGCTCGACCTGACCGCCGCCGGGATCCCGCTCGGCTCCGCCGAGACGACGGCGAAGGCGGCCGGCAACGGCTTCACCGCCCAGCTCGAGCTGCCGGGCCTGGCGCGGTGGATCGTCGGCGGCGCGGTCACCGCGACCATCCAGACCGGGACCGTCACCCAGACGTTCACGCTGCTCACGTCGCAGCACCCGCTGGCCAGCGCGATGGGCGCGGGCAGCCTCATCCTGGCGCTGTTCGCGCTCGCCTACCTGGAGTCGGTGCTGCGGAACATCCGCAACGGCCACCGCGGGCGGGGTGCGCTGGTCGCCGGGCCGGTGCTCGGCGTGCTGTTCGGCGCCGCGGTGTGGCTGTGCGTGTCGGTGCTGCGCGTGCACGAACCGGCCGCGGGCTTCGGCGCCGGGTGCGCGGTGGCGGGCGCCGTCGCGGCCGGGTTCGTCGTCGCGGCGGCCCGGCGCAAGTCCACTGTGGCTAGTCGATCATCCGGACGGTGA